In Ammospiza nelsoni isolate bAmmNel1 chromosome 22, bAmmNel1.pri, whole genome shotgun sequence, a single window of DNA contains:
- the HES5 gene encoding transcription factor HES-5 translates to MAPSNALMIHMEEKLLPKEKNKLRKPVVEKMRRDRINSSIEQLKLLLEKEFQRHQPNSKLEKADILEVAVSYLKQQSQLQDQKGFMHKSPEQDFNSGYLRCLKEAMHFLSYYEPKKETQVQLIKHFCKAQLAADASHPAALRGSPLSPCVPPRKQPAQKSLPAAPTIWRPW, encoded by the exons ATGGCTCCCAGCAATGCTCTCATGATCCACAtggaggagaagctgctgccaaaggaaaagaataaa CTGAGGAAGCCGGTGGTGGAGAAGATGCGCCGGGACCGCATTAACAGCAGCATCGAGCAGctgaagctgctcctggagaaggagttccagaggcaccagcccaACTCCAAGCTGGAGAAAGCCGACATCCTGGAAGTGGCTGTCAGCTACctgaagcagcagagccagctgcaggACCAAAAAG GTTTCATGCAcaagagcccagagcaggactTTAACAGCGGCTACCTGCGGTGCCTCAAGGAGGCCATGCACTTTCTGTCCTACTACGAGCCCAAGAAGGAGACCCAGGTACAGCTGATCAAGCACTTCTGCAAggcccagctggctgcagatgcctcccaccctgcagctctgcGTGGCTCCCCCCTGTCTCCCTGTGTGCCCCCCAGAAAACAGCCTGCCCAGAAgagcctgcctgctgctcccaccatCTGGAGACCCTGGTAG